The window TCCGCCCCAAAGACCAGTTCGACGAACGGTTCAGCCACCAACACGAGGCCGGCCGCTGCGGGGACGTAGACGAGCAATCCGTTCGTGAGTGCTGCCTCGTAGATCCGTGCTGCCGTCTCTGTATTCCCCTGTTCTTTCTGGACCTCGTAGGTCGGCGCGAGTGTAAAGCCAAGCGAGGCCATCGGTGCTTCAACGGACTCGATCACCTGTTTTGCAACCGTATAAAAACCAACCGCAGCGGGCGTGAGAAAGAACCCGATCAGGATCGTATCGACCTGTTTATCGAGGACGTTTGCCGTACTCGTCGCGGTGATCGGAATCGAGTATTCTCCGATTCGACGACGAAGACCCGCCTCACGGGGCGCTCGAGGTGACGAACGATAGTAGCGCCAGTAGATGATGACGCCACCAAGGGCTGCAGCGAGTCCCAGACTCAATGCATAGCCAAGGAGCGCGCCAAGCGCCTCGTAGCCGAGGACAACCAGTGCAATGACGAACAGCAGTTTCGAACTCGCGTCGACGATTTTGACGAGGGCTGCCGTTTTAATGTCTTCAAAGCCCTGCAGAACCTTTCGAACGAACGTCTTCAGCGTCCCACAGAGAACGAACAGGACACCGACGAGCAACAGCGGCTCGAGGTCGGGTTCACCGGCGAGGGAAGCGATTTCGGCGGCGAACATGAATAGGCCGAGACAGGTGAGTGCAATCGTGGCGAGATTGGCAAGTAAGCCAAACTCGAGGATGTGTCGGAGTTGCCCGCGATCGCTCGTGTTGTACTTCGCGACGTATCGGCCGGTCGACTTGCCGAGGCCAAGTTTGCTGACCATCTTTGCAGCCCCGAGAATCGAGAGTGCGAAAAAGAGCAAGCCGTAGCCGTCGGGTTCGAGCAGGCGCGCGAGGATGACGGTGAGGATCATCCCGGAACAGATCGCGGCGATTCGGCTGATGAGTTCGATCTTGAACCGGTTGCCGAGTTCTGTCTGGAGGCTCATGAAGTGAGGTTAGTGGAAATTGACTCGAGCGAAGGCGTTCATCGACGGTGTTCGAGGAGGTCAGTGAGGTCGGGATGCTCGAGGTGATCCCGGTCGACTGCATCGAGCGAGTCGGGGTCGGCCGTCTCGGCAAGTCTGTTGCGAAGGCGTTGCCACTCGAGGTGGCGTATTCCGATTCGAACGGTGATCTCGTCAATCTCGAGCAGTTTTGACAGTGCAAGACGGTGATTCCCGTCGTTGAAGTGAAGCAGTTCGCCGTCGCGCCCGATGCTGATGACGGGGTCTCGAAGCGGGAACTTGTCGTGGCCGCGGGCGACGAGTTCACGCTGTGAGACGTAGCCCTGGTGACGCATCGTCTCGTAGAGGCGGTCGACGTGGTCGCACTGTTCGCGCAGTTCGTCCCGTGAGCCACAGCCCCACTTTCGACCACCGGAATCGATCACCTCGAGTGCGTTCTGGTACCAGGGGGTGTCACGCCAGTCGTCGCCCTGTTCGTAGACGGCGGCGATCGACCGGTAGAAGATCCGGTCGGTGATACGGACGCGGTTGTGATCCCACGCGCCGTTGCTCACCAGTCCCCTGTATCGGTGGCGGTCGATGCTGGTGTTCTCGTCGGAGGCAAAGCGATAGGTGATCGCAGACGGTGAGACGGTAAGACGCTTGGACGGGTCGGCGTCGGTGTAGCGCTCCGGTGCCCGACGGTGTCTGTGTTGCTGATAGCGGTTTCGAAGACCATGCCAGCGGTCCCACGTTCCGAGCGCGAGACGGGGAGAGATACCGAGCAAGACGTGGTTGTACGTCGTTCGGTGAACGCCCTTTGTGATGAGGCTCCAGGTCCCTTCCTCGCGTCTGACTGCGGCCGCAGTTGTGAGTGGTTCGATCATCGACTCACCCGTGTCTCCGTTGCTGTCTCGCGACGTTGTGCATATGCTCTCCAGTAACCACGGACGACCCCACGAACGCCGACACTAGCCGTGCCTCGAGTGCGCGCATGCGTTCGCTCCCGTCGATGCAGTGCGACATTTCGTCTCTTGTTCGTATCGCAGTTTCATTCAGTAATATATGTATTGGTTTTGTTGTATTCGAATGTAGTTTTATGAGCGAACTGGTGAGAGTAGCACGTATTCGCTTCGCTCACCGAATGCGTAGATCGGCATTAGGCGACCGGTGGCTGGTGCTCGAGTTCCGTAATCAATTCTGCGGTTGCGCGTCGAACGGCCTGGTCGCTCTCGAGCGTGGGCTCCCAGCCGAGGTCACACAGATTGTCGATTGCAAGGCGCATCTTCGGCACGTCGCCGACCCAGCCGCGGTCTCCGCCGGTGTACTCGTAGGCTGGCTCGAGGCCAAGTTCATCGCTGACGATGCCGGCTATCTGGGTGACTGAGGTCGTTGTCTGGGTACCGAGGTTGAACGTATTCATCGGCTCGTTAGTGGATTCGACGACGGTGAGAAGCGCGTCAATACAGTCTGAGACGTGCATGTAGGACTTTTGCTGACGACCATCACCGAGGATGGTTAGCGTCGTTGGATCCGCACGAAGTTTGTCGATGAAATCTGGGATCACGGCACCCCGGAGACGTGGACCGACGATGTTTGCGAACCGGACGTTCCAGACCGTCATATCGTGTGAGTACGCATACGTCGAGAGCAGTCCTTCATCGGCGAGTTTGCTCGCGCCGTACATGCTAATCGGCTCGAGTGGGGAGTGATCTTCCGGTGTTGGCCGTGGTGCTTCGCCGTAGACCGTTGATGAAGAGGTGTACGCCAGTTCTGAGACGCCGGCATCATGCATCGCCTGCAAGACGGTTGCAGTCAGTTGCGTGTTCCGGCGAAACTGCTCGTGTGGTGTCTCAGTATCAACTGCTTTCGACGCCGCGAGATGGAAGACGCGGTCAATATCAGCCGTAAGGACTCCCTCGAGTGCACCGGGGTCGGTGAGATCGCGTTCAACAAGCGTGGCGTCGTCGGCAACCCACTCGCGACGGCCGCTCGAGAAATCATCGACGACGACGACCTCGTCACCGCGCTCGAGCAACTGTTCGGTCAACTGTGAGCCAATAAACCCTGCACCACCCGTGACGAGCGTTCGAGCCATTCGTTCAGACCGAACAGACACGACATAAAATATATTCCGATAATGCCGAGTATATTTTTAACGGACACAATGGAATTTGTATATAGATGTTTCTATACAGCATCCGTTCAGAGAATTCATATTATCTCTATTCAATATGAAATTAGATGAGTACACGAGCGCCGCTCGAGCGAATCGACTGTCCAGAGTGCCCAGAACTGACGTATGGGACGTACAAAGGCTACGAGGCGATAGTCTGTTCAGAAACCGAGACACCGCACATCGTCCTCTGGGAGTCACAGTCTGAACTCTCGTTGCGGTCACAGCAATCACCAGTTGCAGCCACACCCGCGCCAACGGAGCGTTCGTCGACAACATCACCAACGAACAACGACCCATGACTGCAACTGCACTCACGGGAAAACGGATCCTCATCACCGGTGGTGCAGGGTTCATCGGGAGCCATCTGGCACGAACGCTCGTGGCCGAAAACGAGGTGGTGATCCTCGATGCACTGACGACTGGCTCACGGTCGAACGTCCCTGACGGCGCGACGTTCATCGAGGGCGATATCCGCGATGACGCCGCCCTCGAGCGCGCGATCGACGGCGTCGACGTGATCTTTCACGAGGCAGCGCTCGTCAGCGTCGAGCGAGCGATCGACGATCCACCACTGAGTCACGCGATCAACGTCGGTGCAACGCTCTCGCTTCTCGAGGCTGCCAGAGACCACGACGTTCGGGTCGTACTCGCCTCGAGTGCAGCAATTTATGGCCACCCAGAATCAGTTCCCATCGACGAAGCCGAGCCGAAAACCCCTGCCTCACCCTACGGCATCGACAAGCACAGCATCGACCAGTACGCACGCCAGTATCACGACCAGTACGGACTCGAGGTCGTTGCGCTGCGCTATTTCAACGTCTTCGGCCCGGGACAGGTCGCTGGCCCCTACAGCGGCGTCATCAGCATTTTTCTCGAGCAGGCACTGGCGGGCGAGTCTATCACTGTTGAAGGAGACGGCAGTCAGACCCGTGATTTCGTCTATATCGACGATGTCGTCCAGGCAAACTGCCTCGCAGCAACGAGTGCCACGAGCGGGCACGCATTCAATATCGGAACCGGCCAAGCGGTGACCATCCGCGAGGTCGCTGAACAAATACAAGAACAGACGGGAACGGACGCAGCAATCGTCCATACCGAACCGCGAGCGGGTGATATCGACCACTCGAGAGCCGACATCTCGGCTGCGAAGGCGGCGTTAGGATACGAACCAACGGTCTCGTTTGAAGACGGCCTCGAGCACACCCTCGAGTGGTATCGAACACACCAGCAACCGACACCCTGAGTAGAGTTGCTCTCTCGTGACAGCACAAAAGTTACTCAGTGAGAGTTAGTCAAATTTATACACTACCTACCCGAGTATTAGTCAAGAATGGGGGAAATACACCCACCGGAAGGGGTTTTCGTCCGGCGCTGTCTCCAAGCGTGGCAGCGTGGGACCGCGATTTCCGTTGCGGATATCCCGGAGACAGCGTCGTTCGAGTGGGAAGCGGTACTCGAGTTCACGAGCCAACATTCGGTTGGTCCACAGGTAGCCGCAGCGATCCACGATACAGCACCTGAACAGCCACTGACAGCCGGCTCGACCGCGCCAGCAACCTCGCAGTCGACAGCAACGCTTGAGTCTTCGACAGAGTCTGGGACAGGACCGACAACAGTGCCCGAACGCGCCGGTGTGACGCCTGTTTCCGAACAGATTCCAGACTGGGTGATCGACCGGCTACGCGAGCGACGTGCGTTCGTTGCCAGGCGAAATTTACAGCAGTTCCAAGAGCTCGCATCGTTGTCAGCCACGTTTCAGGCGACGGGAATTCGAGCGATTCCGTACCGGGGACCTGTGATGGCACAGGTCGGCTACGGTGACGTTGGCCAGCGAGAGTTCGGTGACTTAGACTTTCTCGTCGACCGCGAAGAGATCCCAGTCATCAAATCGATCCTGCTCGAGCACGGGTACGAGCCGGCGTACGTCCTCGACTCGACCGAGGAGTTGACCGTCGCCCAGGAACGGTGGTACCGTCGATTCGGTCGCGAATACACGTTTAGACACACCGACAGCGAGATTGAAGTCGAGTTACATTGGCGCGTCTTAGCAAGACGATTTCCGACAGGATTTACCCTCGAGTCAGTCTGGGACCGACGCGACCAACTGACGATTGCCGGTACATCCGTTCCCGTCCTGTCCCAGGAAGACCGGTTGCTGCTGTGTTGTGTCCATGGGACGCGCCACCGCTGGGAACGCCTGCACTGGTGGTGTGACGTTGCCCGCTGTCTCGATCTCGAGGACGTGACCCTTGATTGGGATGCAATTGTTCGGCGCGCGCGTGCACAGAACTGCGAGCGACAGT is drawn from Natronolimnobius sp. AArcel1 and contains these coding sequences:
- a CDS encoding flippase — its product is MSLQTELGNRFKIELISRIAAICSGMILTVILARLLEPDGYGLLFFALSILGAAKMVSKLGLGKSTGRYVAKYNTSDRGQLRHILEFGLLANLATIALTCLGLFMFAAEIASLAGEPDLEPLLLVGVLFVLCGTLKTFVRKVLQGFEDIKTAALVKIVDASSKLLFVIALVVLGYEALGALLGYALSLGLAAALGGVIIYWRYYRSSPRAPREAGLRRRIGEYSIPITATSTANVLDKQVDTILIGFFLTPAAVGFYTVAKQVIESVEAPMASLGFTLAPTYEVQKEQGNTETAARIYEAALTNGLLVYVPAAAGLVLVAEPFVELVFGADYLEAVPVLQVFALYAVLLAITNITSNGLDYLGRARARAVAKGVTSVCNVGLNILLIPQYGVIGAAVATVITHSLYTLANLYIINQEFNLRVLYILRHSVGIVFVTLVMSVAVATIAGAIQGWLTLISVIAVGVFVWALSAVLTGLLDLQAVRSHLLA
- a CDS encoding NAD-dependent epimerase/dehydratase family protein yields the protein MARTLVTGGAGFIGSQLTEQLLERGDEVVVVDDFSSGRREWVADDATLVERDLTDPGALEGVLTADIDRVFHLAASKAVDTETPHEQFRRNTQLTATVLQAMHDAGVSELAYTSSSTVYGEAPRPTPEDHSPLEPISMYGASKLADEGLLSTYAYSHDMTVWNVRFANIVGPRLRGAVIPDFIDKLRADPTTLTILGDGRQQKSYMHVSDCIDALLTVVESTNEPMNTFNLGTQTTTSVTQIAGIVSDELGLEPAYEYTGGDRGWVGDVPKMRLAIDNLCDLGWEPTLESDQAVRRATAELITELEHQPPVA
- a CDS encoding SDR family oxidoreductase yields the protein MTATALTGKRILITGGAGFIGSHLARTLVAENEVVILDALTTGSRSNVPDGATFIEGDIRDDAALERAIDGVDVIFHEAALVSVERAIDDPPLSHAINVGATLSLLEAARDHDVRVVLASSAAIYGHPESVPIDEAEPKTPASPYGIDKHSIDQYARQYHDQYGLEVVALRYFNVFGPGQVAGPYSGVISIFLEQALAGESITVEGDGSQTRDFVYIDDVVQANCLAATSATSGHAFNIGTGQAVTIREVAEQIQEQTGTDAAIVHTEPRAGDIDHSRADISAAKAALGYEPTVSFEDGLEHTLEWYRTHQQPTP
- a CDS encoding nucleotidyltransferase family protein — encoded protein: MGEIHPPEGVFVRRCLQAWQRGTAISVADIPETASFEWEAVLEFTSQHSVGPQVAAAIHDTAPEQPLTAGSTAPATSQSTATLESSTESGTGPTTVPERAGVTPVSEQIPDWVIDRLRERRAFVARRNLQQFQELASLSATFQATGIRAIPYRGPVMAQVGYGDVGQREFGDLDFLVDREEIPVIKSILLEHGYEPAYVLDSTEELTVAQERWYRRFGREYTFRHTDSEIEVELHWRVLARRFPTGFTLESVWDRRDQLTIAGTSVPVLSQEDRLLLCCVHGTRHRWERLHWWCDVARCLDLEDVTLDWDAIVRRARAQNCERQFLVGLAVVDSLFGLALPDWIERMIEDDPALEGLSRHVDARLFDETPYWLLDERQYQARTLDRPRERVAFWLSWLCSPNRSDIEAIAIPWPLTPLYHLVRPIRLASGILERFRPGSRPPTELRWSDNE